ATTCAGATCAATTGAAATGAGGATTTTACCAGTAACCTCATTTCAAGCTCTCCCATAACACAACAGTCTCAGCAAACCAAGGAGAGTTTCTCCATACAAACTCCTTGAGAAAACTTATGCCTAGGGTCCAGTCAAGCCCACACAAAACCTGTAAAAAGGGTGGAatgtgaaaatttgatccagTCTAGAAGTTGAATATGACTACATGGCCTAAGCACTACTGAATGTGTTATGAAGCAAGACTTGGTCTTCTTACAAAAATTGTAGTAAAATTTAGAATCTCTTGATCTTTGGCTTCTGAAAATTGCACTGACAGCTGTCCTTTCAGCAGAGTAGATGAACAAAGTGAATGTAGTATTCACTGTTTTTCAGagagtacatgtaccattcaaTAGATGACTAAAAAAATATCACGTCCTTGACGTAAGTAAGGTTGATAAAATCTCCTTGATGTGGCTATGGAGGAATATTGCTGTAGAAGTGAATCAAATTACTTAACGTTCCAGTGGTAAAGCACTTGTAACAATCAAGGAATATATtcctgtatttgtatctatgaTTTACATAGCTGTGTGTCTTCAATGGCTAAACATGTGTTTTCATACTATTTAGAACTACAATATTTTTCTGGaattttcttatcattttttataGTATGCTACTAAAACTAAAAGCCCAACTGTAAACACTGGAGATGAAACATGGTTAGAAGCTTTGCATATGGAGCTCTGTACATAATATCAATATGCAAGAATTacttcaaagtacatgtattttaatgtGTCTATCTTTTAACCCATTTATTTTCCTGATATGTAAGAAAATGTGATTAAATGGCAAGACTCATGTACTGATGTATGTCTTACCTTTCTCTTCTTTCCCACATGTTTTGCTTCTTTTTCCTTTGGCTGTAAACAGAAATGCTAATTTCAGCAAACCTTGGACACAAGTAATTTCTACAAACAATGTTTTAGTCATCATCAAGTTGATtgattatgatagtgggccacTATCATACTGCAGATTGGTTGAGAGAAATGGTTATACAGTGTACTTGGACAAAAAATTGAAGAGTGAAGAATGAAAAACGACTATGTTGGTTCAGGATGTCCCTGTCTGGATTTTCATATCACATGACACTTCACTTGCACTGGGCACACTTGGTTGGCAAGATTGATGCAAGCACCTTTGATTTATGTTAGGTCTATTGAGATGAACTACTTCAATAGATATATTATCTGAGAATGATCTGGCAGTTTGATAGTTTCCAAAGCTGTAAGTCTACCCACCAGTTTCTCAGTGAACTTCCCAAGTGATGCTGTGGACTTCTTGGCTAGATGGAGGGCTAGTCCTACCTGTGGGTAAACAAGTCATTAATTATATACTAAAAGAAAGCCTGGTGTTAAAAGTATAATACAGAAAAGTACAGTGTAAACTTCAACAGGACAAGTGAAACAAGTTTTACACCTACTTCTTCCTTGGAAGGTTTTTCGGTGGGTGTGAGTCCAACTCCTGGCACTGGAAAGAGAAATAAAGGTATACTTCAGAACACCGATACATTGGCAGGCAACACAAGATCTGTCCCCAGGATCCATTCCTTCACTTGTCCTGGGACGGAAATCTACATGATGGGGcgaacaaaaatttcacccattTGTCCAAACCCCTTCGACTCAATAACAAATTTTTGTAGCCTTACATATTGTAACGACAGGcttaacaatgaaaattttcCCCAGCCGGATCAACACACAGTATAAAATCACAGTAAATAAGAAGTATAAACATCCTATGAAGAAATAGTCAGACCTTTAGACCTGGTTGCCCTGGCGATGTTGCGCAGTCTCTGCAGCTCGTTCTTGGCTACTCGCTCTTTCTTAGCCTTCATTCTCTTCTCAAACTGGTCCTCGTTTGGGTCTGCGAAGATAAAGTGAAACTTCAACTCCATGTTGAATGAAATCAAATACAGACACAACCCACTTAGTTACACTGTGGAATAATGTGTACATAATAGAAAGCTTCTTACCTGCATTACCAGGAACTTCAATAACCCAGTCTTTTGTCTCATCATTGGCTCTCTTGTAACCCCACCTGGGTCGCCATTCCTAGTACAGGGAGACACACAACAGTTAAAAAAATTATCAGAACTGATAAATATGATCAGAACTACTATAAAGGCATGTTGGTCTTTACAACACATGTAATGACAGAATGGTGATataaagtatccaagtatccaaGCACTAACTTAAAGCACAGAGTCTATCTCACACATGTGCAAACCCTCCACACAATGACTGTTCTCACCTTGATTTCCTCGTCCCAGACCATCCTGCCCTTCTTTCTCTTCTGTATGCCCTTCAGCTGGGCGTACTGCTCCCATCGAGTTGGAGGTTTGACCTTAGGAATCTGGGAAAGAAAAATGTGTCTATTTGAGAACTTACTGATGACATCTGATGTAGCAAACAAAATATTAAATACAGACACTTCTCACATGATTCTTTTCTGATACACATATCTCTCTTGATTTTATAAATAAACGTACCTGTGTAATATTAAAATACAGTCTGTCAACGTAACAACATCTAATCCATAATGGTTTCAGTAAGACTTACAGGTTTTTCTCTTGGAAGAACAGTGGTTGTTTCAGGGAGCTGAAAAATTGTCAAATACATGAGTAATTAGATataaaataataaacaaattgaaacaatacacaatacaaaacctCTAAATAATTGTAGAAATACATTTAGCTCCTTACAATGAGAGACACTGACAGTGGTACTGGATTATTTAGGAATATGGAAGCATTTACACAGACAAATGTAAGGTGAATACATTCACTCATTAGTGATTACTGAGTTTTGCAACGATCATATACAATAACCAGAGTCACCAAACATCAGTCATCTTTAGAGCTAACTGTATTTAACAGTCATTGATAGTGTCACAGATTCACACAGTCATTGATACAGTCATTAACAGTATGACACAGTCTTTGAGTACCTTGACACAGATGGCCTCCTCCACCCTCTCTGTGGGCAGCTTCCAGATGGCATTAAACAACAGCTGGGTGTTGTCTCTGGCCTGGGACTTCAGGTATGCCTCCTTGTCAGCTCTGATACATACAGGTGTAGTTATCATAAATGCAATATAGTATACAGTGGCACAATTATTGTTGATTTGCACTGACTGAATGATTGAGTAACACAGCTACATTTCTTCCCAATCCCAACACATACTTTCAGATGATATCAAATGATTGATCAAGGTTATAAGCAATCTTCAGAAACACTGAAGTACTCCAGAATTTGACCTTTTACAAAAATTTCTTACTGTTCAAATACCCGGGTCGCCATAATGAATAGATTTCGGAGATGCTCAGCCATAAAATTATTGGATGCTCGGAACCGCTATTGACAAGTATCGAACATCTCCCCAGGAATCAAACCCGAGCCCGGCAGTTCACAACCCAGCGCTGCTGACCACATCACTACAAGGGTCTGGACCATGGTCAGTTGGTgatgcttgaaccccactgttacactactccccattttgtttttaagATTCCTCCTCATATCTGCGAGTTCGATATCTGGCTCTCCTGTCCACGGGGAAATAACCGAACCCAGGCCTGCTGGTAAATCTATGATACCACAAGGGTCCGGACCATAATATGCTATAGTGATGGTCACTGACCtctacttgtacattttgtagaaccTCACGTGCCttcaaaattacttcctcaTACAGGTAGGATGCAATTTGCTACTTGGCCAGGTAAggttgataaaagcttcttggttTCACTAGCTAGTTATCTCTTTCAAACTACTATCATTCTCCTTACCACGTACGTTTAAGCAGGCAAGTACGGGGCCTTGTTCGCAATAAAGCCGGGGCATTTTGTCTGGAGAAGAGCCAAGTGTACGTCAAATGTGATCATTTTGGAGGATAGCTGAATGACTTAACATGTGCCAGCCGCATGACCAcgcttgcccccctcccccttcaaaCATAATTGTAACCATCTCGCAGTCTTACCTAAACTTCTTCAGTTCCAACGGATTTTGGTCAACTGTAAGGAGGTTTCCCAAGTCCAATTGTGGTTCAACATCTTTTTGTACCTCTATGGTTTTGTATTTAGAGGCCTGGCTTCGATTCACACTTTCCAACACGTCTTCCACCGtcgccatgatgatgatgataaccgATGATAgggcaaaagcgccacctagcggtaGAGTGTCCCATTGCACAATCGTCGCAGATATCAAAACCCagcctttttttcaaataatattaatcatagcaaggaggttgaaaaagaaataGCTGTTATGATCCCTGCTATACAGTCCTAACGAGAAAATATGAGAAATAAACAAGAATTGTTGAAGCGGGAGATATTGTTCGGCATTTGCATCAGATGTTTTATATATATCTAATCGACCTTGTTCTCTTGATTCTTCACACTGCCTAATCATATCATGGTATATAGTGGTCTTCAGTTAATGCTGGCACACAACAAAATAATGTCACAGCGAACTGCCATTGAATCTGAACTCAGCACAGAAATAGCTGTCGGAACGATTTTTTACCATATGCAAATTTCTGGATCCTACGGTTATTTTTGCGGACGTGGTAGGAAGCAAGGATCTATGCCTTGATTGGTTACTGGATCAAAATACCCAGATCTGATTGGACTAGAAGTCTTGTAGCGGTGATTGGtcaaaataatacattttctGAATCCATCCATTCAGTATAAATACTTGTCTGCGACCATTTTAGTCATTCGCCATCACCGatttgcttgtgttgaagtCGTGTCGAGGTACATCTGATCATTATGTCTGGACGTGGTAAGGGAGGCAAGGCCCGTGCGAAGGCAAAGAGCCGTTCATCCCGTGCAGGGCTTCAGTTCCCTGTCGGCCGTGTGCACCGTTTCTTGCGCAAGGGCAACTATGCCGAGCGTGTCGGTGCCGGTGCCCCGGTCTACTTGGCCGCCGTGCTGGAGTACCTGACCGCTGAGATCCTCGAGTTGGCCGGCAACGCTGCCCGTGACAACAAGaagaccaggatcatccccCGTCATCTTCAGCTGGCCGTCCGCAATGACGAGGAGCTGAACAAGCTTCTGTCTGGCGTGACCATCGCCCAGGGAGGTGTGCTGCCCAACATCCACGCCGTGctcctgcccaagaagaccgcTGCCAAGTCTAGCTAGGTCATTCCTTCTAGAACtgaccccggcccttttcagggccacccacatcctcCAGAGAGAGCTATGACTGTCACATCTCTTAGCGACTCACGCACACGCGCGATACAGTTGAAATATAATTACTGTGTTCACGGAAGGAGCCGGAATTTACATGTTACACTGTTGAGACGAGCCAGTAGCATGGACCGTGGAAGACATGGCTATGTGTTTTCTACCACTTCGAtatagaccaaggaggttatttaACATTCAATAACCCAGGGAAGTTGAAAATAGACCAAGGAGGTCATTTAACATTCAATAACCCTGGGAAGTTGAAAAGACTACACATTGAATAGCCTGACTACCTAGGGATGGGACATTTACAGAAAATTCTGGTCCAGGAATGGTCCTGATCTGAACCTTGACTTTACTGTTtgaaaaacttgtgaatggatgatatTCAAAACAAGGAATATGTTTGGTCCAGTATCCAACGACCACCAACTCTACTAAGTaagctcttgttattttctttgacctgtaagcccccccaaatctgttccattTTCGAACCGGTCCAACATCCTTTCCACTGATAATTTTCAGGTCTATTTTTTCTGGAcaagtccaacaagaaaatggATTTGTACGCAGTACTGGTACACACCCATACCGGATACCAAACTGTTTCCATGGCCTATACAGCCCAACTCCTTATACAGCATGCTAGCAGGGAGTTACCAACAATATTACCAATGGAAGTGGTGTACACAATTGTAATTATACACACACTGGTATGTTTAAAAGGAAAAATTTTGGCTGAAACGGGTAATTTTTCGCCACCACCCCACGGCAAGCAATAAAAGTGGTATTGGTTCAGTATATCTTTTTAGtttgttggtacatgtaccttaaattCCTGCATCATCTTTTTTACGAATATGTAAATGGTATGTAACCCAACAAGAGGACTTTGCAATAAAGAACTTATCTACATTTGGTCATGAGAGGTTTTTACATGGATGAACAGGTGTGCTATTTATACCAACTTTTTAGCCAGTCTGTAGTGTGAGAGTAGTATGGGGTATCAGTACCATCCTATATTTAAACACTGCAAAGAAGTCAAAGTAGCATGACTTGTCGGAACAAAAGATAACTCATGACATCCATTCAAATGGCACAAAGTCGTCTTTCCCTTGAGAACTGTAATTTACTAGAATGTGTTTGCATCATGAATGCCGTATCCCCTGAATCTGATATTGTAGCAGCATGATATGTCGACGCTCAGTTTCCTGTTTCTGGGCATCAGAAGAAATTTTTGATGACACGAGTCAAAGCTTTGGCCCAGGAGGGCACTTGTCGATCTGGACGTTGGAAGGTCTCCTTGGTAACCTCCTCTGTCCCTTGATACAGATGTCGTTGTTCCTGTGGGGTGCAGTGGAAAGTATTCAATAGTCAGATGTGACCCATAGTTTCTCAGTACATGTGTGAAGGAAAGAATTAATGGGAGGGGGGTGTAGGTACATGGACACAGGTATGCACGATCAGAATTTGCCTGTTTGCCATCCAATTATtaccagggctccttacactaGCTGCTCTGAATTTTTTTGGGCAGCGAGTGTAGGGAGCTACGGTAGgaatcagatggtacccaggccaaCACAGAATTTCTTCCAAAGTCCTCAGTCATCCAACAGAtgaaacacaacagaaacatcCAAAGTCAATTTAAATAGTTTACACACTACATTACATCACATTTCATCACATTACAATGCAATTCCATAGAAAAAGATGTTACAGCATCATGTTTGCAACATTTGGAATAGTATTTGGGTTCATGTAGATAACAGCTGTAGCAACATGTTCTAGCACCCCCACCTGATGTAGCTGCTGGCGAAGTGCCCAGTTATCTGTGACTATAGCCAACTGAGCTTCCAGGTCCCGGTGGACGGAACGGTAACCTGCGACATAAGATGGATCTTTACATGCTGAAACAATCTGAGCCAAAGACATCCTTACTAAGTGTGCTTTATACTACTACAAACAAATATGGAATGTAATGAACTGAACACTCACTTTTCTCCAAAAGAAGCACACATAACAACAAGCAATAACACAATAATACCAAGATAcatacaagctttattgacatgacagaaagtacagtgacttttgtatggtcaaatataaactaccaaaaaaataataagataACATAGCACACAAAGAATCATAGCCAACAGCACTGCACAGTAATTAATAAGACATACGACTTAATAAGGCTACGAATTATGTAACTGATTTCTCTGTCAGAAAACACTTACCAAAGTTTGGAGACCCGACCAGGGTGAGAGAGGGTAGGTCCTCCCCAGGATGGTAGAACCACAGGCCTGAAAATAACACATCATACCAAGGTTGACAAAAGCTTGATCATATGAGACGAAGCGGACATCTGTCTTCCAAGAAAACTCCATAACATGGCAGCACGCCGGTCCTTTCCATGAGGACCGAACTTGTATTCTTCATCATTCTTCACCAATATTCTTACTGATAGAATTATTGTAACACATTTCGTCTTTTTTCactttttcatatttttatttgGTTTGTAAACCAAATATTTCTGTGTGATAAAGtcacaatcattcattcatttacactGCCTAAAACACATCAAGACTCTGTCACCGAAATAGATATCATCCTGCCAACTCTGTCAGATGAAAATTTTAACACACATCTTTACATCCAAATATCTAACACATTTAAACGAGGCACAAGTGCCTAACAATGCCTACATGGAGTATGTTTGGGCCCCTTCTCACCTTTCCCATGGAATGTCCAGTTGTTGCGGATGTACTCCTGCAGCCGGATCCTGTCCTGCTGCGCCTGCTGCCACACCCGGCGATGGAACTCCCTAGCGATGTAGGTGTACCCTGTGGGGATGCTGCCCGCAATGCCCTTAGCACCGTAGAAACCATTTACCTGTCCAGGGGAGAGGGCAGGTTTCAGATACACACTATCTACAGAAGATTCTGTGCTATACCACTTCTATTCTCACTTCAAGGCTGATTTAGAAACAACTTATGTTACACTGGGCAACTTGACAATTCTGAGCTTTTGCAATGAAATTATCACTTGGTAACTTGatatggtacttgttttttttttacttagggAGATGATGTTACAGTCTTATTCATGTCCCTTGTATCAAATGTAAAGTGGCCTTCTGGACTTGTTATATAATGGCCTTGAGTATCCAAAAAACAGCAACAATGGAACATGTATTATCACTCATGATATAATAGAAAGTTGGTTAGAGGTTCACCTGAGGGGAGGCCATGAGGATATTAAAGTCAGCATCAGCCTGCAGCATGACATTCATGTAGTCCTCCGTCAGGTTGAAGTAACCTGAAGCCAGCAGCAGTTCTGACTCCTTGGGAGCCGTCCGCAGCAGTCTCCTGGTGACCATCTCATCGTGCCACACTCCCAGGGGACCCATCTGCACCAGAGGGCAGATCCAAGTGTCCACGTAAATTGTGCGTTTCAATTGCGTAACGTTTGAGCTGTCAGGATGCACTACTGTTTTCTCCTTAGTACGAGTGTCAACCATGACCCAGGCCCCCTGTTGTATGAGCAGTTGCATTTCTTCATCACTTTCCTCATCTCTCCCCTCCACTTCGTAATGACTTGTGTAATCATCCCCATCATAGATTTGGATACTCCTTTCTCGTAACTCTCTCTTCCAACCTATCACCTTCTTCCTGTGACGGAAGGGTGCATCTGTGAAGAAGGGATCTGACAGTTTTGTAAAGTATCCTGGCTTTAGAAGGTCCATCACTCTTCTGCGGGCCTCACTTTTGAACTTGTCTATGTCATCTGCAATCACAGAATGAAGGTGGTATTAAGATCGACTAAGAGACAAAGCTATTT
This genomic stretch from Branchiostoma floridae strain S238N-H82 chromosome 13, Bfl_VNyyK, whole genome shotgun sequence harbors:
- the LOC118428973 gene encoding ribosome biogenesis regulatory protein homolog encodes the protein MATVEDVLESVNRSQASKYKTIEVQKDVEPQLDLGNLLTVDQNPLELKKFRADKEAYLKSQARDNTQLLFNAIWKLPTERVEEAICVKLPETTTVLPREKPIPKVKPPTRWEQYAQLKGIQKRKKGRMVWDEEIKEWRPRWGYKRANDETKDWVIEVPGNADPNEDQFEKRMKAKKERVAKNELQRLRNIARATRSKVPGVGLTPTEKPSKEEVGLALHLAKKSTASLGKFTEKLPKEKEAKHVGKKRKFEPAIGDFKKEKEQQLNIIDVMENKKPKLDITKAVNRVISQQEQEPSDERRKRGVKVKNRRGPPRKKGSGGFGKKGKAGKGKGAKGMGGKGKGKMGKGKGKSR
- the LOC118429011 gene encoding histone H2A-like; this translates as MSGRGKGGKARAKAKSRSSRAGLQFPVGRVHRFLRKGNYAERVGAGAPVYLAAVLEYLTAEILELAGNAARDNKKTRIIPRHLQLAVRNDEELNKLLSGVTIAQGGVLPNIHAVLLPKKTAAKSS
- the LOC118428958 gene encoding CDP-diacylglycerol--glycerol-3-phosphate 3-phosphatidyltransferase, mitochondrial-like, which translates into the protein MALSLVNVRSLLCRSANTGTKGFMSSPIRLRRSIRLSNCLSTSPYCYNHSRLSSRERTEAFAWLGDLVPVFGTTGNKVSVLHDPTVFFNVLKGRIWTAEKRIVLSSLYLGNGPLEQELVAALHTQLERVRDLQVTVLLDYTRGSRGTNNSRTLLLPLLQNFPDRVQVSLYHTPDLRGLLKAVVPERFNETIGLQHMKIYLTDNSVIMSGANLSEIYFTNRQDRYIVLHNIPLLADMLANLVSCVASFSFQLCRDNSVTLHPSFNIHPYKDDIDKFKSEARRRVMDLLKPGYFTKLSDPFFTDAPFRHRKKVIGWKRELRERSIQIYDGDDYTSHYEVEGRDEESDEEMQLLIQQGAWVMVDTRTKEKTVVHPDSSNVTQLKRTIYVDTWICPLVQMGPLGVWHDEMVTRRLLRTAPKESELLLASGYFNLTEDYMNVMLQADADFNILMASPQVNGFYGAKGIAGSIPTGYTYIAREFHRRVWQQAQQDRIRLQEYIRNNWTFHGKGLWFYHPGEDLPSLTLVGSPNFGYRSVHRDLEAQLAIVTDNWALRQQLHQEQRHLYQGTEEVTKETFQRPDRQVPSWAKALTRVIKNFF